Proteins from a single region of Corylus avellana chromosome ca11, CavTom2PMs-1.0:
- the LOC132165173 gene encoding glycine-rich protein 23-like: MAGKFVWVILCVALVVESRKLEEKGGEVIKKPEWFFDGNPGSIGGGGGGGGGGGGGLEVGFNGKPGIDFRKPDCVEKGRGGGGGGKRHKQNGYHQGGGGGIGGNSGGGVGGGIGGGAGTGGGSKGGIGSGGGIGGGIGVGGGKPGGGIGKGIGGGSGSGGGIGGGAGGGIGERIGGGGGVGGGIGKGVGGGGSASGGMGGGSGAGGGGAGGGIGKGFGGGAGSGFGGGISGGGGGGGGFGGGGGGFGGGGGGGFGGGIGDNGGIGGGSGLGGEAGFAGGGSELKFNSSFTKVEAKKP; encoded by the exons ATGGCGGGGAAGTTTGTATGGGTGATTTTGTGTGTTGCTTTGGTGGTGGAAAGCAGGAAGTTAGAGGAGAAGGGTGGGGAGGTGATCAAGAAGCCAGAGTGGTTCTTTGATGGTAACCCTGGGTCGAttggtggtggcggtggtggtggtggaggaggaggaggaggtttGGAGGTTGGTTTTAATGGAAAACCTGGCATTGATTTTAGAAAGCCTGATTGTGTTGAAAAGGGTcgtggaggtggtggtggtggaaagCGTCACAAGCAAAACGGGTACCATcagggtggtggtggtggaatTGGAGGCAATAGTGGAGGTGGTGTTGGGGGAGGTATTGGTGGTGGAGCTGGTACAGGGGGAGGGAGCAAAGGGGGAATAGGAAGTGGAGGTGGTATTGGAGGAGGAATAGGTGTTGGTGGAGGAAAGCCTGGAGGCGGCATTGGAAAAGGAATTGGTGGTGGAAGCGGTAGTGGAGGAGGAATAGGTGGTGGTGCTGGTGGCGGTATTGGAGAACGAATTGGGGGTGGAGGTGGAGTTGGCGGAGGTATTGGGAAAGGGGTTGGTGGTGGTGGAAGTGCAAGTGGAGGGATGGGTGGTGGTAGTGGTGCAGGTGGCGGGGGGGCAGGAGGAGGTATTGGCAAAGGATTTGGTGGAGGTGCTGGTAGTGGGTTTGGGGGAGGAATAAgcggtggtggtggaggtggtggag GCTTTGGTGGTGGCGGTGGAGGGTTTGGCGGCGGTGGAGGAGGGGGATTTGGTGGCGGTATAGGTGATAATGGAGGCATTGGTGGCGGCAGTGGATTAGGTGGTGAAGCGGGATTTGCTGGTGGCGGCAGTGAGCTTAAGTTTAATAGCTCTTTTACCAAGGTTGAGGCAAAGAAACCATGA
- the LOC132165172 gene encoding glycine-rich cell wall structural protein-like, with protein sequence MAPTKFVWMIFCIALVVSFECVESRKIDGGVEEEKPTWPYLGKPWWTGGGDGGGSGGGSDSGFGYNFGGNGGSGGYSGGEIGKGGGGGFGGGIGGGGGGGGGGAGYGKDGGNSGYGGVGIGKGNGGGVGGEIGGGGAGGSGAGGGSGSGGGTGNGNDGGSSGYGGVGTGKGGGGGVGGGIGGGGASGSGAGGGSGGGTGNGKDGGSGGYGGGGSGASGGNGGGTGNGKDGGSGGYGGVGIGKGSGGGVGGGIGGGGGGGGGGGSGASGGNGGGTSDGKGGGSGEYGGVGIEKGSAGGVGGGIGGGGGGSGGGVGDGKDGGSAGYGGIGIGKGSGGGVGGGIGGGGGGGSGGGTGGGTGSGGGIGGGGGHGGGIGIGGGFGKGVGGGSGKGVGGVGTGNVGTGTGGSTGGGAGGGIGSGAGGGAAGGGGIGDGGY encoded by the exons ATGGCGCCGACGAAGTTTGTTTGGATGATTTTTTGTATTGCTTTGGTTGTGAGCTTTGAGTGTGTGGAAAGTAGGAAGATAGATGGGGGTGTAGAAGAAGAGAAGCCCACGTGGCCCTATCTTGGTAAGCCCTGGTGGACAGGAggtggtgatggtggtggtAGTGGTGGTGGGTCTGATTCGGGATTTGGTTACAACTTTGGTGGCAATGGAGGTAGTGGCGGGTATAGTGGTGGTGAAATTGGAAAAGGCGGTGGAGGTGGTTTTGGGGGAGGGATTGGTGGTGGaggtggcggtggtggtggaggtgcTGGTTATGGAAAGGATGGAGGCAATAGTGGGTATGGTGGTGTTGGAATTGGAAAAGGTAATGGAGGTGGTGTTGGGGGAGAGATTGGTGGTGGAGGTGCCGGTGGTAGTGGCGCCGGTGGCGGTAGCGGTAGTGGTGGGGGCACTGGCAATGGAAATGATGGAGGCAGTAGTGGGTATGGTGGTGTTGGAACTGGAAAAGGCGGTGGAGGTGGTGTTGGGGGAGGGATTGGTGGTGGAGGTGCCAGTGGTAGTGGGGCCGGTGGCGGTAGTGGTGGGGGCACTGGCAATGGAAAGGATGGAGGTAGTGGTGGGTACG GTGGGGGTGGTAGTGGGGCTAGTGGCGGTAATGGTGGGGGCACTGGTAATGGAAAGGATGGAGGTAGTGGTGGGTATGGTGGTGTTGGAATTGGAAAAGGCAGTGGAGGTGGTGTTGGGGGAGGgattggtggtggtggtggtggtggaggtggaggtggcaGTGGGGCCAGTGGCGGTAATGGTGGGGGCACTAGCGATGGAAAGGGTGGAGGTAGTGGCGAGTATGGTGGTGTTGGAATTGAAAAAGGCAGTGCAGGTGGTGTTGGGGGAGGGATTGGTGGTGGAGGTGGCGGTAGTGGTGGGGGCGTTGGCGATGGAAAAGATGGAGGTAGTGCAGGCTATGGTGGTATTGGAATTGGAAAAGGCAGTGGAGGTGGTGTTGGAGGAGGGATTGGTGGTGGAGGTGGGGGTGGTAGTGGTGGTGGAACCGGAGGAGGCACCGGAAGTGGGGGAGGgattggtggtggtggtggtcatGGTGGTGGCATTGGAATCGGAGGAGGTTTTGGCAAGGGAGTCGGAGGAGGTTCTGGCAAGGGAGTCGGAGGAGTTGGCACTGGAAATGTTGGCACTGGCACTGGTGGAAGTACTGGTGGTGGTGCTGGCGGAGGCATTGGTAGTGGTGCGGGTGGTGGTGCTGCTGGTGGTGGAGGCATTGGTGATGGTGGGTATTGA
- the LOC132165970 gene encoding trihelix transcription factor ENAP1, with translation MPAHFSTADIFPPTHKPSLQPQVHNTRNSNNCSFSFKFPHRREQNITISFSPDETTPSSNKALIFQSSQARGLFGYQNFKFSLMDDMEDDARYPAKPYALNPYNPSNRPRNPVRNTPFSHSINRYEVEDDDENDDEFDEENDQQEDEDDEEDENPNGYYRSFEEDGEFDRHPKKRKLRNSGYELVPRIDAKASYSARNPKAEWTEHAVFVLLEVWGDRFLQLGRKSLRSEDWNDVAEKVSEASKMERTEVQCRTMLDKLKRKYKKEKAKVEEMGLNSSKWVYFNKMDMLMGSSSGQDFGLACGFDSGEYVFMNTLVYLERSNGFDEMRDSPGESENEEEEKEDELPPRRTVRGGVEGSSSSYRVLADSIQKFGEIYEKIESSKRQQMMELEKMRLEFQRELELQKKQILERAQAEISKMQEEDDDDEDSDASEENLSE, from the coding sequence ATGCCGGCGCATTTTAGCACCGCCGATATTTTTCCACCAACCCACAAACCTTCTCTCCAACCACAGGTCCACAATACTCGAAACTCTAATAATTGTTCTTTCTCCTTCAAATTTCCTCATAGAAGAGAACAAAACATAACGATTAGTTTCAGCCCCGACGAAACGACACCGTCCTCAAATAAAGCCCTAATCTTTCAATCAAGCCAAGCCAGGGGCTTGTTTGGctatcaaaatttcaaattctctcttatGGATGACATGGAAGACGATGCAAGGTACCCTGCAAAGCCCTATGCTTTAAACCCCTATAACCCTTCTAATCGCCCAAGAAATCCCGTTCGCAATACCCCTTTTTCTCACTCAATCAACCGCTACGAAGTCGAAGACGACGATGAAAACGACGACGAATTCGACGAAGAAAACGACCAGCAAGAAGACGAGGACGACGAGGAAGACGAAAACCCAAATGGGTATTATCGGAGTTTCGAAGAGGATGGTGAATTCGATAGGCACCCGAAGAAGAGGAAGCTAAGGAATTCCGGGTACGAGTTGGTGCCGAGGATTGATGCGAAAGCTTCTTACTCGGCGAGGAATCCGAAGGCGGAGTGGACCGAGCACGCGGTGTTCGTGTTGTTGGAGGTGTGGGGGGATAGGTTTCTTCAGCTGGGGAGGAAGAGCTTGAGGTCCGAGGACTGGAACGACGTCGCAGAGAAGGTCTCGGAGGCGTCGAAGATGGAGAGGACCGAGGTGCAATGTAGGACTATGCTGGACAAGCTGAAGAGGAAGTACAAGAAAGAGAAGGCCAAAGTTGAGGAAATGGGATTGAATTCTAGCAAATGGGTCTACTTTAACAAGATGGATATGTTAATGGGCTCATCGTCGGGGCAGGATTTCGGGTTGGCGTGTGGGTTTGATTCTGGGGAGTATGTGTTTATGAATACTTTGGTTTATTTGGAGAGGTCGAATGGGTTTGATGAGATGAGGGATAGTCCAGGGGAGTCGGAGaatgaggaggaggagaaggaggaTGAGCTGCCGCCCAGGAGGACGGTGAGAGGTGGTGTGGAGGGGTCATCTTCGTCGTATCGGGTGTTGGCGGATTCGATTCAGAAGTTTGGGGAGATATATGAGAAGATTGAGAGTAGTAAGAGGCAGCAGATGATGGAGTTAGAGAAGATGAGGTTGGAGTTCCAGAGGGAGTTGGAGCTACAGAAGAAGCAGATTCTGGAGAGGGCGCAGGCGGAGATTTCGAAAATGCAGGAAGAGGATGATGACGATGAGGATTCAGATGCTTCTGAAGAGAATCTCAGTGAGTGA